The following is a genomic window from Meiothermus sp. QL-1.
CCTGGGGATTCTGCCCTGGTCAAGCGCGGCCGATGCCGTGCGCAGCGCCGAGCGGGCCCTGGCCCGCGCTGCCCTGACCCGGCGCGACGCTCGCAATACCCTCTACCTCAACCTGCATACCCAGTACTTCAACCTGCGCCAGGCCCGGGCCGACCTGGCCATCGCTCAGGCTACCCTGGCCTTGCGCGAGCGCCAACTGCAGATCGTCACTGCGCAGAACCAGGCTGGCGCTGCTACCCTAAGCGACCTTCTTGCTGCTCAGCAAAACCTCGACACGGCCCGCTCGAGCCTGGTGAGTGCTCAGGGGGCCTTTGAGCTGGCCCGCCTGACCCTGGCTGCCAGTCTGGGTCTGGATCCAGCCCAGTTAGGTGAACCAGTGACCCCGCCAGAGGAGCCAAGCCTGCCAGAGGAGCACCTGGGTGGCTTATTGCAGAAGGCCCTGGTCAGTCGCTCCGATGTGCTGCGGGCCCAGCTTCAACTGCAGGACGCGGAGGACAACCTGGCCAGCGCCACACGCGACCGCTGGCTTCCCAGCGCTACCCTGAGCGCGGCTTATAGCAGTAGCAGCGCCTCGCTCTCGGCGGGCTTGAATCTCAAAAGCGGGGTGGCCTCGCTTTCGGGGGCGGTGCCTTTGGTACAGGGCGGCTCGGGGCAGCAGGGCTGGAGCCTGGGGTTTTCGCTGAGCCTGCCCATACTCGACCCGGTGAGCGAAAGCCAGGTCGCCACTGCCCAGACCGCCCTTCAAACGGCACAACGGGCCCTAGAGGCTGCCCGTAAAGCAGCCGAGCTGGACGTGCGGCAGAAGTACCAGAACCTGCAAACGGCCAGGGCGGCCATCGCTGCGGCCCGGGCTGGGTTGAACGCGGCCAACCAGAACTTGCGCGCTGCCCAAGCCAGGCTTCAGGCTGGTACCGGTACCAGCTTAGATGTGCAGGCTGCCCAACTTGCCGTGCTCCAGGCCCAGCGCAACCTGGAAGGTGCCGTGACGCAGGCTCATCTGGCAGCGCTGGCCCTGCAAAATGCTCTTGGCCTCGATCTTACCGAATCTATCGGAGGCAACCAATGAAAAACGTCCTTAATCCCACGAACAAGCGCTTCT
Proteins encoded in this region:
- a CDS encoding TolC family protein, which codes for MLALAPPALAQGSLELSRALQALPNTLDWKSADLSYESALRQLEAARAALGLRVSGGADYALRESTGGSLSLAGTASLGILPWSSAADAVRSAERALARAALTRRDARNTLYLNLHTQYFNLRQARADLAIAQATLALRERQLQIVTAQNQAGAATLSDLLAAQQNLDTARSSLVSAQGAFELARLTLAASLGLDPAQLGEPVTPPEEPSLPEEHLGGLLQKALVSRSDVLRAQLQLQDAEDNLASATRDRWLPSATLSAAYSSSSASLSAGLNLKSGVASLSGAVPLVQGGSGQQGWSLGFSLSLPILDPVSESQVATAQTALQTAQRALEAARKAAELDVRQKYQNLQTARAAIAAARAGLNAANQNLRAAQARLQAGTGTSLDVQAAQLAVLQAQRNLEGAVTQAHLAALALQNALGLDLTESIGGNQ